One window of the Pseudofrankia sp. DC12 genome contains the following:
- the secF gene encoding protein translocase subunit SecF, whose amino-acid sequence MSSAITRFLRGQHSFDFIGRRRVWYIISGTLLVICIISMIVRGFSLGIDFSGGAVFQFPSKGHSIEDARGALHEAGVNADDAVIQELQTSKQLRVQTPVLTDAQTTKVATAIEKDFGAKSTEIDISTVGASWGSTITSKAIEGLVIFLVLVMIYLSVRFEWKMAAAAMAALIHDLVVTLGVYSLIGFEVTPDTVIAVLAILGFSLYDTVVVFDRIRENTAGMATSSKRTYAEATNDSLNETLVRSLNTSFIALIPVASLLFVGAGLLGAGTLKDLALAQFVGIASGTYSSIFFAAPLLVDLKRNEQAVKALDARVTRARTNAARSAAAETAKAGSGSAPAGRSAPYAVAYAADGPDVGDDRTPAPAGATPRRPGARPGQPAAGRGPAAARRDGGRGRSGGRKRR is encoded by the coding sequence ATGTCTTCGGCGATCACCCGGTTCCTGCGCGGCCAACACTCCTTCGACTTCATCGGCCGACGCCGGGTCTGGTACATCATCTCGGGCACGCTGCTCGTGATCTGCATCATCAGCATGATCGTGCGTGGCTTCTCGCTGGGCATCGACTTCTCCGGTGGCGCGGTCTTCCAGTTCCCGTCGAAGGGCCACTCGATCGAGGACGCTCGCGGCGCGCTGCACGAGGCGGGCGTCAACGCGGACGACGCGGTCATCCAGGAGCTGCAGACCAGCAAGCAGCTGCGCGTGCAGACCCCGGTCCTCACCGACGCCCAGACGACGAAGGTCGCGACCGCGATCGAGAAGGACTTCGGGGCGAAGTCCACCGAGATCGACATCTCGACGGTCGGCGCCTCGTGGGGCTCGACCATCACCAGCAAGGCCATCGAAGGACTTGTGATCTTCCTGGTCCTGGTGATGATCTACCTGTCGGTCCGGTTCGAGTGGAAGATGGCGGCCGCCGCGATGGCGGCGTTGATCCATGACCTCGTGGTCACGCTCGGCGTCTATTCGCTGATCGGGTTCGAGGTCACCCCGGACACGGTCATCGCGGTTCTCGCGATCCTCGGTTTCTCGCTGTACGACACCGTCGTCGTGTTCGACCGGATACGCGAGAACACGGCCGGCATGGCGACCTCCAGCAAGCGGACGTACGCCGAGGCCACGAACGACTCGCTCAACGAGACCCTGGTCCGGTCGCTGAACACGTCGTTCATCGCCCTGATCCCGGTCGCGTCCCTGCTGTTCGTCGGCGCCGGGCTGCTGGGCGCCGGCACGCTGAAGGACCTCGCCCTGGCCCAGTTCGTCGGCATCGCCTCCGGCACCTACTCGTCGATCTTCTTCGCGGCGCCGCTGCTGGTGGACCTGAAGCGCAACGAGCAGGCGGTCAAGGCCCTCGACGCGCGGGTTACCCGGGCGCGGACGAATGCCGCCCGGTCCGCCGCCGCCGAGACGGCCAAGGCCGGGTCGGGATCGGCGCCGGCCGGGCGCTCCGCGCCCTACGCCGTCGCCTACGCCGCCGACGGTCCGGATGTGGGAGACGACCGGACGCCGGCGCCGGCCGGGGCGACGCCCCGCCGGCCCGGAGCCCGCCCCGGGCAGCCGGCGGCGGGGCGCGGACCCGCTGCGGCGCGCCGAGATGGCGGACGCGGTCGCTCCGGCGGCAGGAAGCGGCGGTAA
- the ruvC gene encoding crossover junction endodeoxyribonuclease RuvC, whose translation MRVLGVDPGLTRCGLGVVDGGGAGRRATLVEVGVARTPAADDVAIRLRDISVEIEAWLDRHQPQAVAVERVFSQANVRTVMGTAQVGAVAIVLAARRGLPVALYTPSEVKAAVTGSGRAEKAQVTFMISRLLDLDTPPRPADAADALALALCHIWRGPALARVRAAVAGGGAQA comes from the coding sequence ATGCGGGTACTAGGTGTCGATCCCGGGCTGACGAGATGTGGGCTCGGGGTGGTCGACGGTGGGGGTGCCGGGCGGCGGGCGACGCTCGTCGAGGTCGGGGTCGCGCGCACCCCGGCGGCCGACGACGTCGCCATCCGGCTGCGGGACATCTCGGTGGAGATCGAGGCGTGGCTCGACCGGCACCAGCCCCAGGCGGTCGCCGTCGAGCGGGTGTTCAGCCAGGCGAACGTGCGCACGGTGATGGGCACCGCCCAGGTCGGGGCCGTCGCGATCGTGCTCGCGGCGCGCCGCGGCCTGCCGGTCGCGCTCTACACCCCCAGCGAGGTCAAGGCCGCCGTCACCGGCAGCGGCCGTGCGGAGAAGGCCCAGGTGACCTTCATGATCTCCAGGCTGCTCGACCTGGACACCCCGCCACGACCGGCCGACGCCGCGGACGCGCTCGCTCTCGCGCTGTGCCACATCTGGCGTGGCCCAGCCCTCGCCCGGGTACGCGCCGCGGTGGCCGGCGGGGGAGCGCAGGCATGA
- a CDS encoding adenine phosphoribosyltransferase: MTSIDTPQDAALAAATEALRTHVRDVHDFPQPGVVFKDITPLLATPAAFGAVIGALAETARRVGATVIAGIEARGFLLAAPVADRVGAGIVPIRKQGKLPGRTVAESYALEYGTATLEIHHDAVGPGERVLIVDDVLATGGTAAAAANLICHGGAEVLGLAVLMELTFLAGRERIPSLDVTALLTV, translated from the coding sequence ATGACGAGCATCGACACCCCGCAGGACGCGGCGCTGGCCGCGGCCACCGAGGCGCTGCGCACACATGTGCGCGACGTCCACGACTTCCCGCAGCCCGGGGTCGTGTTCAAGGACATCACCCCGCTGCTGGCCACCCCGGCCGCGTTCGGAGCCGTCATCGGGGCGCTCGCCGAGACCGCCCGGCGGGTCGGCGCGACCGTCATCGCCGGGATCGAAGCCCGCGGCTTCCTGCTGGCTGCGCCGGTCGCGGACCGGGTCGGCGCCGGGATCGTGCCGATCCGCAAGCAGGGCAAGCTGCCCGGACGCACCGTCGCCGAGTCCTACGCGCTGGAGTACGGCACCGCAACGCTGGAGATCCACCACGACGCGGTCGGCCCTGGTGAACGGGTGCTCATCGTCGATGATGTGCTGGCCACCGGGGGTACCGCCGCCGCGGCCGCGAACCTGATCTGCCACGGCGGCGCCGAGGTACTCGGTCTCGCCGTGCTGATGGAGCTCACGTTCCTGGCCGGCCGGGAGCGGATCCCGTCACTGGACGTGACCGCCCTTCTGACGGTCTGA
- a CDS encoding YebC/PmpR family DNA-binding transcriptional regulator, whose translation MSGHSKWATTKHQKAVKDARRGKLFAKLIKTIEVAAKTGGGDPAGNPTLADAIAKAKSQSVPNENIDRAVKRGSGELGDAVNYESITYEAYGPNGVAVMVECLTDNRNRAASDVRVAITRNGGTVADPGSVAYLFNRKGVLLVTKTKDLTEDDVLLAVLDAGADEVNDLGEAFEVISEATDLHAVRVAATDAGLVIDSADISWLPSVSVPLGAEPARKVLKLVDALEDLDDVQSVWFNADISDEIMELVAG comes from the coding sequence ATGAGCGGTCACTCCAAGTGGGCGACCACGAAGCACCAGAAGGCGGTCAAGGACGCCCGTCGGGGCAAGCTGTTCGCCAAACTGATCAAGACGATCGAGGTCGCGGCGAAGACCGGCGGCGGCGACCCCGCGGGCAACCCGACGCTCGCGGACGCGATCGCGAAGGCGAAGTCGCAGTCGGTGCCGAATGAGAACATCGACCGCGCCGTCAAGCGCGGCTCCGGTGAGCTCGGCGACGCCGTCAACTACGAGTCGATCACCTACGAGGCCTACGGCCCGAACGGGGTCGCGGTGATGGTCGAGTGCCTGACCGACAACCGCAACCGGGCCGCCTCGGACGTCCGGGTAGCGATCACCCGTAACGGCGGCACGGTCGCCGACCCGGGCTCGGTCGCCTACCTGTTCAACCGCAAGGGCGTCCTGCTGGTCACCAAGACCAAGGACCTGACCGAGGACGACGTGCTGCTGGCCGTGCTCGACGCCGGCGCCGACGAGGTCAACGACCTCGGCGAGGCGTTCGAGGTCATCTCCGAGGCGACCGACCTGCACGCGGTCCGGGTCGCGGCGACCGACGCCGGCCTGGTGATCGACTCGGCCGACATCTCGTGGCTGCCGAGCGTCAGCGTGCCGCTGGGGGCCGAGCCGGCCCGCAAGGTGCTCAAGCTCGTCGACGCGCTGGAGGACCTGGACGACGTCCAGTCCGTCTGGTTCAACGCCGACATCTCGGACGAGATCATGGAGCTGGTGGCCGGTTAG
- the pdxT gene encoding pyridoxal 5'-phosphate synthase glutaminase subunit PdxT, whose product MTSWHPRVGVLALQGDVREHSRALAAVGAEAVEVRRPAELAAVDGLVLPGGESTTIGRLLKIFELLEPLRDAVTDGLPVYGSCAGMILLARDVLDGRPDQPLIGGLDVVVRRNAFGRQVDSFEADLDVAGVDGPPVHAVFIRAPWVEKAGDAVTVLARVGEHPVAVRQGHLLATSFHPELTGDTRMHELFVEMVQESAAG is encoded by the coding sequence ATGACCTCGTGGCATCCCCGGGTTGGGGTGCTCGCGTTGCAGGGTGACGTGCGGGAGCACTCCCGGGCGCTGGCCGCGGTGGGCGCCGAGGCCGTGGAGGTACGGCGGCCGGCCGAGCTGGCCGCCGTCGACGGCCTGGTGCTGCCGGGTGGTGAGTCGACCACCATCGGCCGGCTGCTGAAGATCTTCGAGCTGCTCGAGCCGCTCCGGGATGCCGTCACGGATGGTCTTCCGGTGTACGGTTCGTGCGCTGGCATGATCCTGCTCGCGCGGGACGTGCTGGACGGCCGGCCCGACCAGCCGCTGATCGGTGGGCTCGACGTGGTCGTGCGGCGCAACGCCTTCGGGCGTCAGGTCGACTCGTTCGAGGCCGACCTCGACGTCGCCGGGGTCGACGGCCCGCCCGTGCACGCCGTGTTCATCCGCGCTCCGTGGGTGGAGAAGGCCGGCGACGCGGTGACGGTCCTGGCCCGGGTCGGAGAGCATCCGGTGGCCGTGCGGCAGGGGCACCTGCTGGCCACCTCGTTCCACCCCGAGCTGACCGGGGACACCCGGATGCACGAGCTGTTCGTCGAGATGGTTCAGGAGTCGGCGGCCGGCTAG
- the ruvB gene encoding Holliday junction branch migration DNA helicase RuvB, giving the protein MGEDGLVAAAADAEERAFEAGLRPRTLAEFVGQRKAREQLSIMLAGARGRGRPPDHVLLSGPPGLGKTSLAMIIAQELAVPLRLTSGPAIERAGDLVAILTALAPGEVLFIDEIHRIARPAEELLYSAMEDFRVDVVLGKGPGATAIPLAVAPFTLVGATTRAGLLTGPMRDRFGFTAHLDFYDPDELVAVLARSARLLGVELTPAGATEVAGRSRGTPRIANRLLRRVRDYAEVRADGVVTLDVAQAALRVYDVDSLGLDRLDRAVLTALVKRFGGGPVGLTTLAVSVGEEPETVEDVAEPFLLRAGLLVRTARGRMATPAAFTHLGFDPPDQELGRAQVPPAQAALFSEPGFRADARPET; this is encoded by the coding sequence ATGGGTGAGGACGGGCTGGTCGCGGCGGCCGCCGACGCCGAGGAGCGTGCCTTCGAGGCGGGGCTGCGCCCGCGGACACTGGCGGAGTTCGTCGGTCAGCGCAAGGCCCGGGAGCAGCTTTCGATCATGCTGGCCGGGGCGCGCGGGCGAGGGCGACCGCCGGACCACGTGCTGCTGTCCGGGCCTCCTGGGCTCGGCAAGACCAGCCTCGCGATGATCATCGCGCAGGAGCTGGCGGTGCCGTTGCGGCTGACCAGCGGCCCGGCGATCGAGCGGGCGGGGGACCTGGTCGCGATCCTCACCGCGCTCGCCCCCGGCGAGGTGCTCTTCATCGACGAGATCCACCGGATCGCCCGGCCGGCCGAGGAGCTTCTCTACTCGGCGATGGAGGACTTCCGCGTCGACGTGGTGCTCGGCAAGGGGCCCGGCGCGACCGCGATCCCGCTCGCCGTCGCGCCGTTCACGCTGGTCGGGGCGACCACCCGGGCCGGCCTGCTGACCGGGCCGATGCGGGACCGGTTCGGCTTCACCGCGCACCTGGACTTCTACGACCCGGACGAGCTGGTCGCGGTGCTCGCCCGCTCGGCCCGGCTGCTGGGGGTGGAGCTCACGCCAGCGGGTGCCACCGAGGTCGCAGGGCGCTCCCGCGGCACCCCCCGCATCGCCAACCGGCTGCTGCGCCGGGTTCGCGACTATGCCGAGGTGCGCGCCGACGGCGTGGTCACCCTCGACGTCGCCCAGGCGGCGCTGCGGGTCTACGACGTCGACTCGCTCGGTCTCGACCGGCTCGACCGCGCGGTGCTCACCGCCCTGGTGAAGCGGTTCGGTGGCGGGCCGGTCGGGCTCACCACGCTGGCCGTGTCGGTCGGCGAGGAGCCGGAGACCGTCGAGGACGTCGCGGAGCCGTTCCTCCTGCGGGCCGGTCTGCTGGTGCGGACCGCGCGTGGGCGGATGGCCACGCCGGCGGCCTTCACCCACCTCGGCTTCGACCCTCCGGACCAGGAGCTCGGCCGGGCGCAGGTGCCACCGGCTCAGGCGGCTCTGTTCTCGGAACCGGGATTCCGGGCGGACGCCCGGCCGGAGACCTGA
- the yajC gene encoding preprotein translocase subunit YajC: MHLFAAAAIAANDEAASKSSGGFGSWLLPLLIVLVGVYFFTMQRRRQRAAQSEQSKLGPGTLVMTRSGLYGTIVETDGEDILLEIAPDVVCRFNRGAVGRVISSPDTAGVPEEDTAVSFEKDAESPADDAPAAETPADEQAVTPEAPEASKPPKKDL; this comes from the coding sequence GTGCACCTATTCGCGGCCGCGGCGATCGCGGCCAATGACGAGGCCGCCAGCAAGTCGAGTGGCGGCTTCGGGAGCTGGCTGCTCCCGCTCCTGATCGTCCTGGTCGGGGTCTACTTCTTCACGATGCAGCGTCGGCGGCAGCGCGCGGCTCAGAGCGAGCAGTCGAAGCTCGGCCCCGGCACGCTCGTCATGACGCGCAGTGGCCTCTACGGGACGATCGTCGAGACCGACGGCGAGGACATCCTGCTGGAGATCGCGCCGGACGTGGTCTGCCGGTTCAACCGTGGCGCGGTCGGCCGGGTCATCAGCTCCCCGGACACCGCTGGTGTCCCGGAGGAGGACACCGCCGTGTCGTTCGAGAAGGACGCCGAATCCCCGGCGGACGACGCGCCAGCCGCCGAGACGCCGGCCGACGAGCAGGCTGTGACTCCGGAAGCGCCGGAGGCCAGTAAGCCCCCGAAGAAGGACCTGTAG
- the pdxS gene encoding pyridoxal 5'-phosphate synthase lyase subunit PdxS, which produces MSAGVTPAGTPTGATGAVPGGRPGPAREAGTARVKRGMAEMLKGGVIMDVVTPDQAKIAEDAGAVAVMALERVPADIRAQGGVSRMSDPDMIQGIIEAVSIPVMAKARIGHFVEAQVLQALGVDYVDESEVLTPADPHHHIDKWGFTVPFVCGATNLGEALRRISEGAAMIRSKGEAGTGEVSNAVVHMRTIRGEIARLSTLPADELYSAAKELRAPYDLVAEVAALGTLPVVLFTAGGIATPADAALMMQLGADGVFVGSGIFKSGDPAKRARAIVEATTMYNDPGVIAKVSRGLGEAMVGINVFETPNAARFADRGW; this is translated from the coding sequence ATGTCTGCCGGAGTCACGCCCGCTGGAACGCCCACCGGAGCCACCGGGGCAGTGCCCGGCGGGCGACCCGGGCCGGCGCGAGAGGCCGGCACCGCGCGGGTGAAGCGGGGCATGGCCGAGATGCTCAAGGGCGGCGTCATCATGGACGTCGTCACCCCGGATCAGGCCAAGATCGCCGAGGATGCCGGCGCTGTCGCCGTGATGGCGCTGGAGCGCGTCCCGGCCGACATCCGGGCCCAGGGCGGCGTCTCCCGGATGAGCGACCCGGACATGATCCAGGGGATCATCGAGGCGGTCTCCATCCCGGTCATGGCCAAGGCCCGGATCGGCCACTTCGTCGAGGCCCAGGTGCTGCAGGCGCTCGGCGTGGACTACGTCGACGAGTCCGAGGTGCTCACCCCGGCCGACCCGCACCACCACATCGACAAGTGGGGCTTCACGGTCCCCTTCGTCTGTGGTGCCACCAACCTGGGCGAGGCGCTCCGGCGGATCTCCGAGGGCGCGGCGATGATCCGCTCGAAGGGTGAGGCGGGCACCGGCGAGGTCTCCAACGCCGTCGTGCACATGCGCACCATCCGAGGCGAGATCGCCCGGCTGTCCACGCTGCCGGCCGACGAGCTCTACTCGGCGGCGAAGGAGCTGCGCGCCCCGTATGACCTGGTGGCCGAGGTCGCCGCGCTCGGGACGCTGCCCGTCGTGCTCTTCACGGCCGGCGGCATCGCCACCCCGGCCGACGCGGCACTGATGATGCAGCTCGGCGCGGACGGTGTCTTCGTCGGCTCCGGCATCTTCAAGTCCGGCGACCCGGCGAAGCGGGCGCGGGCGATCGTCGAGGCCACGACGATGTACAACGACCCGGGCGTCATCGCCAAGGTCTCCCGGGGCCTCGGCGAGGCGATGGTCGGCATCAACGTCTTCGAGACCCCGAACGCCGCCCGGTTCGCGGACCGCGGCTGGTGA
- the ruvA gene encoding Holliday junction branch migration protein RuvA, with amino-acid sequence MIASVAGTVLSVSPTAAVVEVGGVGLLVQCTPATLAGLAVGEPARLATALVVRETELTLYGFADADERDVYETLQGAAGVGPKLAQAVLGVLAPDEVRRAVADEDLAALTRVPGVGRKGAQRIVLDLKDKLGPPVGGGPARPAAGGRVLPSPRTAPEQVTDALGGLGYSTREAEDAVAAVLAGDGTDTDDVSALLRAALAVLRPR; translated from the coding sequence ATGATCGCGTCGGTTGCGGGGACGGTGCTGTCGGTGTCGCCGACGGCGGCCGTCGTCGAGGTCGGCGGGGTGGGGCTGCTGGTCCAGTGCACCCCGGCGACGCTGGCCGGTCTCGCCGTCGGCGAGCCGGCCCGGCTCGCGACCGCGCTGGTCGTCAGGGAGACCGAGCTGACCCTCTACGGCTTCGCCGACGCGGACGAGCGTGACGTCTACGAGACCCTGCAGGGCGCGGCCGGCGTGGGCCCCAAGCTCGCCCAGGCGGTACTGGGCGTGCTCGCCCCGGACGAGGTGCGCCGGGCCGTGGCGGACGAGGACCTGGCGGCGCTGACCAGGGTGCCGGGCGTCGGCCGCAAGGGCGCTCAGCGCATCGTGCTCGACCTCAAGGACAAGCTCGGCCCGCCCGTCGGCGGCGGGCCCGCGCGCCCGGCCGCCGGGGGCCGGGTCCTGCCCTCGCCGCGCACTGCCCCCGAGCAGGTCACCGACGCGCTGGGCGGTCTCGGATACTCGACCCGGGAGGCCGAGGACGCCGTGGCGGCGGTGCTCGCCGGCGACGGCACCGACACCGACGACGTGTCGGCCCTGCTGCGCGCCGCGCTCGCCGTGCTGCGGCCCCGGTAG
- the secD gene encoding protein translocase subunit SecD yields MARRSTRARETRSSWLRLGFLAGVLAVLYAVMALTGTLTPRLGLDLQGGTSVILTPRATQAGQKVNSGAVDKAVDIIRQRVDGLGVAESEVKRNGNQIEISVPGRGRSDVVNLVGQTAELRFRTVYTSGAGTAVAPSPTATAPVAPSASPSAGSTLAPASATPTAAGATTPASPKPTAGGAATPTAGATSTARADAVGSALLAAGAATPAATKAPSATPTPAASASAAVAATASPTPAATASPSASAATPPADVQKKYDALVCPEKVRTTDAPGDWTAACSKDNTTKYLLMPASVVGTDVKTAQAQLQTTGGTSNVSTGQWVVSVSFTGSGQKKFTKLTEETINKPVAIVLDGIVQSAPVTNERIPGDASISGNFTQSSANDLANVLKYGALPLAFEKSQAESISPTLGHSELRGGMLALAIGLGLVILYSFFYYRLLGVVVIASLVVSGLLVYATVCLLGSAIGFTLTLAGIAGLILSVGVTADSFVVYFERIKDEVREGRTIGHAVERAWPAARRTILSADTVSFLAAAVLYIVSIGSVRGFAFTLGLSTLSDVVLVFIFTRPLVTLLVRLRLFTSPRWSGLNPSNRGGPLAAARPRLARRAAPADGPGSPPGTATARVGGSSGQKRES; encoded by the coding sequence TTGGCACGACGGTCGACGCGAGCGCGGGAGACCCGCTCGTCATGGCTCCGGCTGGGGTTCCTCGCCGGTGTGCTCGCGGTGCTCTACGCGGTCATGGCTCTCACCGGGACGTTGACGCCTCGGCTCGGCCTGGACCTGCAGGGCGGCACGAGCGTCATCCTCACGCCGCGCGCCACGCAGGCCGGCCAGAAGGTCAACAGCGGCGCGGTCGACAAGGCGGTCGACATCATCCGGCAGCGGGTCGACGGCCTCGGTGTCGCCGAGTCCGAGGTGAAGCGCAACGGCAACCAGATCGAGATCTCGGTACCCGGCCGTGGCCGCTCCGACGTCGTGAACCTGGTAGGCCAGACCGCCGAGCTGCGCTTCCGCACGGTCTACACGTCCGGCGCCGGCACCGCGGTCGCCCCGTCCCCGACGGCCACTGCCCCGGTGGCGCCGTCCGCGTCGCCGTCGGCGGGCAGCACGCTCGCACCGGCGAGCGCGACGCCGACCGCGGCCGGCGCGACCACGCCGGCCAGCCCCAAGCCCACGGCGGGCGGCGCCGCGACTCCGACGGCCGGGGCTACCTCGACAGCGCGGGCCGACGCGGTCGGTTCGGCCCTGCTGGCCGCCGGCGCGGCGACCCCGGCGGCGACCAAGGCGCCGTCCGCGACGCCTACGCCGGCTGCCTCGGCGAGCGCCGCCGTGGCCGCGACCGCCTCGCCCACTCCGGCGGCGACCGCCAGCCCCTCGGCGAGCGCGGCGACGCCACCCGCCGACGTGCAGAAGAAGTACGATGCGCTGGTCTGCCCGGAGAAGGTGCGCACCACGGACGCCCCCGGTGACTGGACCGCGGCCTGCTCGAAGGACAACACCACCAAGTATCTGCTGATGCCCGCGTCCGTCGTCGGAACGGACGTCAAGACCGCCCAGGCACAGCTGCAGACCACCGGCGGCACCTCGAACGTCTCCACCGGCCAGTGGGTCGTCTCCGTCAGCTTCACCGGCTCCGGCCAGAAGAAGTTCACCAAGCTGACCGAGGAAACGATCAACAAGCCGGTGGCGATCGTCCTCGACGGCATCGTGCAGTCGGCCCCGGTCACCAACGAGCGCATCCCCGGCGACGCGAGCATCTCGGGCAACTTCACGCAGTCGTCGGCCAACGACCTGGCGAACGTCCTGAAGTACGGTGCCCTCCCGCTGGCGTTCGAGAAGTCGCAGGCGGAGTCCATCTCCCCGACGCTCGGCCACAGCGAGCTGCGCGGCGGCATGCTCGCGCTCGCCATCGGCCTCGGGCTGGTCATCCTGTACTCGTTCTTCTACTACCGGCTGCTGGGCGTGGTCGTGATCGCGTCGCTCGTGGTCAGCGGGCTGCTGGTCTACGCGACGGTCTGCCTGCTCGGCTCGGCTATCGGCTTCACCCTGACGCTCGCCGGCATCGCCGGCCTCATCCTGTCCGTCGGTGTCACCGCCGACTCGTTCGTCGTCTACTTCGAACGAATCAAGGACGAGGTGCGTGAGGGCCGAACGATCGGCCACGCGGTCGAGCGGGCCTGGCCAGCGGCCCGGCGCACCATCCTGTCCGCGGACACGGTCTCGTTCCTCGCCGCGGCGGTCCTCTACATCGTGTCCATCGGCTCCGTTCGCGGCTTCGCGTTCACCCTCGGCCTGTCGACCCTGTCTGACGTGGTGCTCGTGTTCATCTTCACCCGGCCGCTCGTGACGCTCCTGGTCCGGCTGCGGCTGTTCACGTCGCCGCGGTGGTCGGGGCTGAACCCGTCGAACCGGGGCGGGCCGCTGGCCGCGGCGCGCCCCCGGCTCGCTCGGCGGGCAGCGCCGGCCGACGGGCCCGGCTCGCCACCTGGCACCGCGACCGCGCGGGTCGGCGGGTCATCCGGACAGAAGCGGGAGTCCTGA